A part of Streptomyces sp. NBC_01451 genomic DNA contains:
- a CDS encoding DUF6328 family protein — protein sequence MADTEGEVGTVDRGRDETEEERADRKWGELIQEVRVAQTGVQILFGFLLTVVFTPRYEQLGDTEHTIYIITVVLGAAATGALIGPVALHRIVSGRQVKPQAVRWASRLTFAGLVLLFATMISALLLVLRVATHDGYVPWLVAGIAAWYLACWFVLPMWTRYRYTTD from the coding sequence ATGGCGGACACCGAGGGCGAGGTCGGCACGGTCGACCGGGGACGGGACGAGACCGAGGAGGAGCGGGCCGACCGCAAGTGGGGCGAGCTCATCCAGGAGGTCCGGGTCGCCCAGACGGGTGTGCAGATCCTGTTCGGCTTCCTGCTGACCGTCGTGTTCACTCCGAGGTACGAGCAGCTGGGCGACACGGAGCACACGATCTACATCATCACCGTCGTCCTGGGTGCCGCCGCCACCGGCGCCCTGATCGGCCCGGTCGCCCTGCACCGGATCGTCTCCGGCCGCCAGGTGAAACCCCAGGCGGTGCGCTGGGCCTCACGCCTGACCTTCGCCGGTCTGGTACTGCTGTTCGCCACCATGATCTCCGCGCTCCTGCTGGTCCTCAGGGTGGCCACCCACGACGGGTACGTGCCCTGGCTGGTCGCGGGGATCGCCGCCTGGTACCTGGCCTGCTGGTTCGTGCTCCCGATGTGGACGCGTTACCGCTACACGACGGACTGA
- a CDS encoding FAD-dependent monooxygenase, protein MKVACVGGGPAGLYLSILLKLRDPSHDITVYERDPAGSTYGWGVTYWRGLLDKLHEHDPESARAIGDASVSWNHGVAHVGDSATRHPGDEGFGIGRHKLLDILADRARQLGVRLEFEHGITDIGALDGADLVVAADGVNSSLREQHTEHFGANLRAGRNRYIWLGTTKVFDAFTFGFKETEHGWIWCYGYGYSQDHSTCVVECSPETWSGLGLDRANEADGLAVLEKLFGDLLDGHPLIGRSADDGAAQWLNFRTLTNRSWHHGNLVLLGDAAHTTHYSIGAGTTLALEDALVLADALHTHPDLPAALTAYEERRKSELLSIQSAARYSAQWYENLPRYIRLPPARMFALLGQRHSPLLPYVPPQLYYGIDRAAGRLEALRRFKRWLGPKLARTAQTRVLASRTGDGASGK, encoded by the coding sequence GTGAAGGTCGCCTGTGTCGGAGGCGGGCCCGCCGGCCTGTATCTCTCGATCCTGCTGAAGCTGCGGGATCCGTCCCACGACATCACCGTGTACGAGCGTGACCCGGCGGGCTCGACCTACGGCTGGGGCGTCACCTACTGGCGCGGACTGCTCGACAAGCTCCACGAGCACGACCCCGAGTCCGCGCGGGCCATCGGTGACGCCTCGGTGTCCTGGAACCACGGGGTCGCCCACGTGGGCGACAGCGCGACCCGGCACCCGGGCGACGAGGGCTTCGGCATCGGCCGCCACAAGCTCCTCGACATCCTCGCCGACCGGGCCCGACAGCTCGGTGTACGGCTGGAGTTCGAGCACGGGATCACCGACATCGGCGCTCTGGACGGCGCCGACCTCGTCGTGGCGGCCGACGGCGTCAACAGCTCGCTGCGCGAACAGCACACCGAACACTTCGGCGCCAACCTGAGGGCCGGCCGCAACCGGTACATCTGGCTCGGCACCACCAAGGTGTTCGACGCCTTCACCTTCGGCTTCAAGGAGACGGAGCACGGCTGGATCTGGTGCTACGGCTACGGCTACAGCCAGGACCACAGCACCTGCGTCGTCGAGTGCTCCCCCGAGACCTGGAGCGGGCTCGGTCTCGACCGGGCGAACGAGGCCGACGGTCTGGCCGTGCTGGAGAAGCTCTTCGGAGACCTGCTGGACGGCCACCCCCTGATCGGCCGCTCGGCCGACGATGGCGCCGCCCAGTGGCTGAACTTCCGCACCCTCACCAACCGTTCCTGGCACCACGGCAACCTCGTCCTGCTCGGCGACGCCGCCCACACCACGCACTACTCCATCGGCGCCGGCACCACTCTTGCCCTGGAGGACGCCCTCGTCCTCGCCGACGCCCTCCACACGCACCCCGACCTCCCCGCGGCCCTCACCGCCTACGAGGAGCGGCGCAAGTCGGAACTGCTCTCCATCCAGAGCGCGGCCCGCTACAGCGCCCAGTGGTACGAGAACCTGCCCCGCTACATCCGGCTGCCCCCGGCCCGGATGTTCGCCCTGCTCGGCCAGCGCCACTCGCCCCTGCTGCCCTATGTGCCGCCCCAGCTGTACTACGGCATCGACCGGGCGGCGGGGCGCCTCGAAGCGCTGCGCCGGTTCAAGCGATGGCTCGGCCCGAAGCTCGCCCGGACCGCGCAGACGCGCGTGCTGGCCTCCCGTACCGGGGACGGGGCCTCCGGCAAATAG
- a CDS encoding cholesterol oxidase substrate-binding domain-containing protein yields the protein MTDHLARSAGSDTPEDDSSAWTRRGFLLGAASLTLVAIAADPAVAAAELPDFPAAVTPYRSGYRNWVGEITADGLWACAPAGPAEVVDVVNWAWRHGWTVRARGSAHGWSPLTITAGTESEAPVLLIDTAPRLTGLALESTGPAAVRAGTGVTLEALLTYLEQRGLGVTAAPAPGDLTLGGALAVDAHGTAVPAAGETRLPGHTYGSLSNLVLSLTAVVWDEGSGSYVLRTFDRDEADCAALLTHLGRSLVVEVVLRVGANSNLRCVSRTDIPAAELFAAPGTDSGGRTFASFLDEAGRVETIWFAFTEFPWLKVWSVAPTRPLTSRRVTSPYNYPFSDNVPTLVADLVGRILSDGAWYMAPVLGNAQLDVAALGLVTTLSADIWGPSKNTLLYVRPTTLRVTANGYAVLTSRAQVQRVIAEFTAFYRERLAAYAASGRFPVNGTVEIRATGLDRPGDCDSAGARAPLLSALRPVDGRPEWDTAVWLDVLTLPGTPYAEAFFRELEQFLLATYDGGHALTRVEWSKGWAYTDTAGWSDEEVIGTAVPASYGDTVWQEAVGTLDRLDPHGVFGNAFLDRLLR from the coding sequence GTGACTGATCACCTGGCGCGATCCGCTGGTTCCGACACCCCCGAGGACGACAGCTCCGCGTGGACCCGGCGCGGTTTCCTGCTCGGCGCGGCCTCCCTCACCCTGGTGGCGATCGCCGCCGACCCGGCCGTCGCCGCCGCCGAACTTCCCGACTTCCCGGCGGCCGTCACGCCCTACCGCTCCGGCTACCGCAACTGGGTCGGCGAGATCACCGCCGACGGACTGTGGGCCTGCGCGCCGGCCGGCCCCGCCGAGGTGGTCGACGTCGTCAACTGGGCCTGGCGGCACGGCTGGACGGTCCGCGCCAGAGGCTCCGCGCACGGCTGGTCGCCCCTGACGATCACCGCCGGTACGGAGTCCGAAGCGCCCGTGCTGCTCATCGACACCGCTCCCCGTCTCACCGGTCTGGCCCTGGAGTCCACCGGCCCGGCCGCCGTGCGCGCGGGCACCGGAGTCACCCTGGAGGCCCTGCTCACCTACCTGGAACAGCGGGGCCTCGGGGTCACGGCCGCGCCCGCACCCGGTGACCTCACCCTGGGCGGCGCGCTGGCCGTCGACGCACACGGCACCGCCGTACCGGCCGCCGGAGAGACGCGGCTGCCCGGACACACGTACGGCTCGCTCAGCAACCTCGTGCTGTCGCTGACGGCGGTCGTGTGGGACGAGGGCTCCGGCTCCTACGTCCTGCGCACATTCGACCGCGACGAGGCGGACTGCGCGGCGCTCCTCACCCATCTCGGCCGGTCCCTGGTCGTCGAGGTCGTGCTGCGGGTGGGGGCGAACAGCAATCTGCGCTGCGTCAGCCGTACGGACATTCCGGCGGCCGAGCTCTTCGCGGCGCCCGGCACCGATTCCGGTGGGCGGACCTTCGCGAGCTTCCTGGACGAGGCGGGGCGGGTGGAGACGATCTGGTTCGCCTTCACCGAGTTCCCCTGGCTGAAGGTGTGGAGCGTCGCGCCGACCAGGCCGCTGACCTCGCGGCGCGTGACGTCGCCGTACAACTACCCGTTCTCCGACAACGTCCCGACCCTGGTGGCCGACCTCGTCGGGCGGATCCTGTCCGACGGGGCCTGGTATATGGCACCGGTGCTCGGCAACGCGCAGCTGGACGTGGCCGCTCTCGGGCTCGTGACGACCCTGTCGGCGGACATCTGGGGTCCGTCGAAGAACACGCTGCTGTACGTCAGGCCCACGACTCTGCGGGTCACGGCGAACGGCTACGCGGTGCTGACCAGCCGGGCCCAGGTACAGCGCGTCATCGCCGAGTTCACCGCCTTCTACCGGGAACGCCTCGCCGCGTACGCCGCGTCGGGCCGCTTCCCGGTCAACGGAACGGTCGAGATCCGTGCCACCGGACTCGACCGTCCCGGCGACTGCGACTCGGCGGGCGCCCGTGCCCCGCTGCTGTCCGCGCTGCGACCGGTCGACGGGCGTCCCGAGTGGGACACCGCCGTCTGGCTGGACGTGCTGACGCTGCCGGGGACGCCGTACGCGGAGGCGTTCTTCCGCGAACTCGAACAGTTCCTGCTCGCGACCTACGACGGCGGCCACGCGCTGACCAGGGTCGAGTGGTCCAAGGGGTGGGCGTACACGGACACGGCCGGGTGGAGCGACGAGGAGGTCATCGGCACCGCGGTACCGGCCTCCTACGGGGACACCGTGTGGCAGGAGGCGGTCGGCACCCTGGACCGGCTCGACCCGCACGGCGTGTTCGGGAACGCGTTCCTGGACCGGCTGCTGCGCTGA
- a CDS encoding TetR/AcrR family transcriptional regulator: MSSVRTPPPTAPDTEPAPASAPRRDAEQTRAAILRAARHLLARYAQADITLKAVAERAGVSPPLILKYFGNKDALFAGVMSFDEDADALLDAPLDDLGRHMVRHLLTGQTERGADPVLRIVFAPFQGDRGDVMRANFRTQVSDRLAGRLHGPDPGLRAELAVATLLGLGVMYGIARGTHLREATIDDIVDRYAPNVQALLTP; encoded by the coding sequence ATGAGCAGCGTGCGCACACCACCGCCGACCGCCCCGGACACCGAGCCGGCCCCTGCCTCCGCCCCGCGCCGGGACGCCGAGCAGACCAGGGCCGCCATCCTGCGCGCCGCCCGGCACCTCCTCGCCCGCTACGCCCAGGCGGACATCACACTCAAGGCGGTCGCCGAACGCGCCGGTGTCAGCCCGCCGTTGATCCTCAAGTACTTCGGCAACAAGGACGCCCTCTTCGCCGGCGTCATGTCCTTCGACGAGGACGCCGACGCCCTTCTCGACGCACCCCTGGACGACCTCGGCCGCCACATGGTCCGCCATCTCCTCACCGGCCAGACCGAGCGGGGCGCCGACCCCGTCCTGCGGATCGTGTTCGCCCCCTTCCAGGGCGACCGGGGCGACGTCATGCGAGCCAACTTCCGCACCCAGGTGAGCGACCGCCTAGCCGGCCGCCTCCACGGCCCCGATCCGGGCCTGCGCGCCGAACTGGCCGTCGCCACCCTGCTCGGCCTCGGCGTCATGTACGGCATCGCCCGCGGAACGCATCTGAGGGAGGCGACGATCGACGACATCGTGGACCGGTACGCGCCCAATGTGCAGGCACTGCTCACCCCTTGA
- a CDS encoding aminoglycoside phosphotransferase family protein, which yields MCALKMHADEVEIDASLVRRLIARQFPEWAGLPVERLESAGTENAMFRLGGDLVVRLPRHPGAVGSIEHEQRWLSLLGPRLPVAVPEPLGRGGADDGFPWPWSVYGWLDGRNPAVDALEAPGTLAGELAGFVRALRRVEAANGPSHYRAVPLSARDTATRAALARLGGTVDTEAVTALWEDALRAPEHTGPPVWAHADLSPGNVLVAEGRLSAVIDFGCTGVGDPAVDLIVAWNLLPAGVRDIFREAVGADDAEWARGRGWALSISLIQLPYYRDTNPVLAANSRHVIRELLAEHGDRRA from the coding sequence ATGTGTGCCCTGAAGATGCATGCGGACGAGGTGGAGATCGATGCCTCCCTGGTCCGGCGCCTGATCGCCCGGCAGTTCCCCGAGTGGGCCGGGCTGCCGGTCGAGCGGCTGGAGTCCGCCGGGACCGAGAACGCCATGTTCCGGCTCGGCGGGGACCTGGTGGTCCGGCTGCCGAGGCATCCCGGAGCGGTGGGCAGCATCGAGCACGAGCAGCGCTGGCTGTCCCTGCTGGGGCCGCGGCTGCCGGTCGCCGTACCCGAGCCGCTCGGCCGGGGCGGCGCCGACGACGGGTTCCCGTGGCCGTGGTCCGTGTACGGCTGGCTGGACGGCCGGAATCCCGCGGTCGACGCCCTGGAGGCTCCCGGCACACTGGCCGGGGAACTCGCCGGCTTCGTCCGCGCGCTGCGCCGCGTCGAGGCCGCGAACGGCCCGTCCCACTACCGGGCCGTTCCCCTGTCGGCGCGGGACACGGCCACGCGCGCGGCCCTCGCCCGGTTGGGAGGGACCGTGGACACCGAGGCGGTGACGGCCCTGTGGGAGGACGCCCTACGGGCTCCCGAGCACACCGGACCGCCGGTCTGGGCACACGCGGACCTCTCACCGGGCAACGTACTGGTCGCCGAGGGGCGGCTGAGTGCCGTGATCGACTTCGGCTGTACCGGGGTCGGCGATCCGGCCGTCGATCTGATCGTGGCCTGGAACCTGCTGCCCGCCGGCGTCCGTGACATCTTCCGCGAGGCGGTCGGCGCCGACGACGCCGAGTGGGCGCGCGGGCGCGGCTGGGCGCTGTCGATCTCGCTGATCCAGCTGCCGTACTACCGGGACACGAATCCGGTGCTCGCGGCGAACTCCCGCCACGTGATCAGGGAGCTCCTGGCCGAGCACGGCGACCGGCGGGCCTGA
- a CDS encoding VOC family protein → MAVQREGTPCWADAMFSDVEGAKSFYGEVLGWTFGESSSEYGNYTQAYADGKAVAAVVPPMPGQEGQSAWCLYLASPDAAATAAKIRDNGGELLMEPMQVGEFGTMCLARDPSGVAFGVWQGGVHEGFEAGPEQPGAYCWAEVFTRETEKSDTFFQTVFGYSAKQMQDDAMDFRMYNLGDDTVLGRMRMTDDFPPEVPPYINVYFTVGNCDDAVATATKLGAVLRFGPMDSPFGRFAALSDPQGANFSVIDVTTTAGEMPKSADVG, encoded by the coding sequence ATGGCCGTGCAACGTGAGGGAACCCCCTGCTGGGCCGACGCGATGTTCAGTGACGTCGAGGGAGCCAAGAGCTTCTACGGTGAGGTGCTGGGCTGGACCTTCGGCGAGTCGTCGTCGGAGTACGGCAACTACACCCAGGCGTACGCCGACGGCAAGGCGGTCGCCGCCGTCGTCCCGCCGATGCCCGGGCAGGAAGGGCAGTCGGCGTGGTGCCTGTACCTCGCCTCGCCGGACGCCGCCGCCACCGCCGCGAAGATCCGCGACAACGGCGGCGAACTGCTGATGGAGCCGATGCAGGTGGGCGAGTTCGGCACGATGTGCCTGGCCCGCGACCCCAGCGGTGTTGCCTTCGGCGTCTGGCAGGGCGGTGTCCACGAGGGCTTCGAGGCAGGACCGGAACAGCCCGGCGCGTACTGCTGGGCCGAGGTCTTCACACGCGAGACCGAGAAGTCGGACACCTTCTTCCAGACCGTCTTCGGCTACTCGGCCAAGCAGATGCAGGACGACGCCATGGACTTCCGCATGTACAACCTGGGCGACGACACCGTCCTCGGCCGGATGCGGATGACGGACGACTTCCCGCCCGAGGTGCCGCCGTACATCAACGTGTACTTCACCGTCGGCAACTGCGACGACGCCGTCGCCACGGCCACCAAGCTCGGCGCCGTGCTGCGCTTCGGTCCCATGGACAGCCCGTTCGGCCGGTTCGCCGCGCTGAGCGATCCGCAGGGCGCCAACTTCTCCGTCATCGACGTCACGACGACGGCGGGCGAGATGCCCAAGTCGGCGGACGTGGGCTGA
- a CDS encoding DUF2238 domain-containing protein, with product MPAVDNIPRTLPTVTDAPRRHLPVLLAGLVAVALAVSVWQPHDLMTWFLETVWILIGLPVLVLTWRRFPLTNLLCCLLALHALVLMVGGHYTYAQVPLGDWARDTFGLDRNPYDRLGHLMQGFVPALLVRELLSRTSPLRGSRWLAPLTVCACLAFSALFEMFEWAAAVIGGAAADDFLATQGDVWDTQWDMFCALIGATLSLLLLSRLHDRQLAAVRAQSVV from the coding sequence ATGCCCGCAGTCGACAACATCCCGCGCACCCTCCCGACGGTCACCGACGCCCCGCGGCGGCACCTTCCGGTGCTGCTCGCCGGGCTGGTGGCCGTCGCGCTCGCCGTCTCGGTGTGGCAGCCGCACGACCTGATGACCTGGTTCCTGGAGACGGTCTGGATCCTGATCGGGCTGCCCGTGCTCGTCCTGACCTGGCGGCGCTTCCCGCTCACGAACCTCCTGTGCTGTCTGCTCGCGCTGCACGCGCTCGTCCTGATGGTCGGCGGCCACTACACCTACGCGCAGGTCCCGCTGGGCGACTGGGCGCGCGACACGTTCGGCCTCGACCGCAACCCGTACGACCGGCTCGGCCACCTCATGCAGGGCTTCGTGCCGGCCCTGCTCGTACGGGAGCTGCTGAGCCGTACGTCGCCGCTGCGCGGCAGCCGCTGGCTCGCGCCACTGACCGTGTGCGCCTGTCTGGCCTTCAGCGCCTTGTTCGAGATGTTCGAATGGGCGGCGGCGGTGATCGGCGGCGCGGCGGCCGACGACTTCCTGGCCACGCAGGGCGACGTGTGGGACACGCAGTGGGACATGTTCTGCGCGCTGATCGGGGCGACCCTCTCGCTGCTCCTGCTGAGCCGCCTCCACGACCGACAGCTCGCGGCGGTTCGCGCTCAGTCCGTCGTGTAG
- a CDS encoding DUF3105 domain-containing protein, producing MGTSNAKAKTAARRAHMEELRKAEQARERRMRLLTLGATAVILVGLAGGGWFLVDSAQDKEAAEAAAKAAPISGVKSWSKLTQNHVSEPVTYKMSPPVGGDHNQVWVNCDRQVYTKVVPNENAVHALEHGAVWITYNDKAAKADVETLSEKVTNTSYTFMSPYEDQSSPIVLSAWEHQLKVDKASDPRVAEFLNKYVQGEQTPEPGAACTNGMTP from the coding sequence ATGGGTACATCCAACGCCAAGGCGAAGACCGCGGCCCGCCGCGCCCACATGGAGGAGCTGCGCAAGGCCGAGCAGGCCCGTGAGCGCCGGATGCGTCTGCTCACCCTCGGCGCGACCGCCGTCATACTCGTCGGCCTGGCCGGCGGCGGCTGGTTCCTCGTCGACTCGGCCCAGGACAAGGAAGCTGCGGAGGCAGCGGCGAAAGCGGCCCCGATATCGGGTGTGAAGAGCTGGTCCAAGCTCACCCAGAACCACGTCTCCGAGCCCGTCACCTACAAGATGAGCCCGCCCGTGGGCGGCGACCACAACCAGGTGTGGGTGAACTGCGACCGGCAGGTCTACACCAAGGTGGTCCCCAACGAGAACGCGGTGCACGCCCTCGAACACGGTGCCGTCTGGATCACCTACAACGACAAGGCGGCCAAGGCGGACGTCGAGACACTCTCCGAGAAGGTGACCAACACGTCGTACACCTTCATGAGCCCGTACGAGGACCAGTCGTCGCCGATCGTGCTGAGCGCCTGGGAGCACCAGCTCAAGGTGGACAAGGCGTCGGACCCGCGGGTCGCCGAGTTCCTCAACAAGTACGTCCAGGGCGAGCAGACGCCCGAGCCCGGTGCCGCGTGCACCAACGGGATGACGCCGTGA
- a CDS encoding ribonuclease H family protein, which produces MIERMRERVVAACDGASKGNPGPAGWAWVVADGSESPTRWEAGPLGRATNNVAELTALERLLRAIAPDVPLEIRMDSQYAMKAVTTWLPAWKRKGWKTAAGKPVANQELVVRIDELLDGRSVEFRYVPAHQVDGDKLNDFADRAASQAAIAQLSAGSDLGSPEPPASPDTHRSSAPKTSGTKTSGTKTPKARSGNSSRTLKAKFPGRCVCGRAYAAGETIAKNAQGWGHPECRTAEV; this is translated from the coding sequence ATGATCGAGCGCATGCGTGAACGTGTGGTGGCCGCGTGCGACGGGGCTTCGAAGGGGAATCCGGGACCGGCGGGCTGGGCCTGGGTGGTGGCCGACGGCTCGGAGAGCCCCACTCGCTGGGAGGCCGGGCCACTCGGCCGGGCCACCAACAACGTCGCCGAACTCACCGCGCTGGAAAGACTGTTGAGGGCCATCGCGCCGGACGTGCCGCTGGAGATCCGGATGGACTCCCAGTACGCCATGAAGGCAGTCACCACCTGGCTGCCCGCCTGGAAGCGCAAGGGCTGGAAGACGGCCGCGGGCAAGCCGGTCGCCAACCAGGAACTCGTCGTCCGTATCGACGAACTGCTCGACGGCCGCTCGGTCGAGTTCCGCTACGTGCCCGCCCACCAGGTCGACGGCGACAAGCTCAACGACTTCGCCGACCGTGCCGCCAGCCAGGCCGCGATCGCGCAGCTGTCGGCAGGCAGCGACCTCGGCTCCCCGGAACCTCCGGCCTCACCCGACACCCACCGCTCCTCGGCCCCGAAGACGTCCGGCACGAAGACGTCCGGTACGAAGACGCCCAAGGCGCGGAGCGGCAACTCCAGCCGCACCCTCAAGGCGAAGTTCCCCGGCCGCTGCGTCTGCGGACGGGCCTACGCGGCCGGCGAGACCATCGCCAAGAACGCGCAGGGCTGGGGCCACCCGGAGTGCCGTACGGCCGAGGTCTGA
- a CDS encoding aldo/keto reductase yields the protein MDERVIGRSGQRASVIGLGTWQLGADWGDVEDKDALAVLDAAVESGVTFFDTADVYGDGRSEQTIAAFLRGRPELDVLVATKMGRRVDQIPENYVIDNFRAWNDRSRRNLGVDRIDLVQLHCPPTPVYSSDEVFDALDTLVEEGRIARYGVSVETCEEALTAIARPGVTSVQIILNAFRMKPLAEVLPAAEKAGVGIIARVPLASGLLSGKYTKDTVFPENDHRTYNRHGESFDQGETFSGVDYATGVEAAAEFSALAPEGYTPAQLALRWILQQPGVTTVIPGARSAEQARANAAAAALPPLSQETLTAIRDLYDRRIKAQVETRW from the coding sequence ATGGACGAGCGTGTAATCGGTAGGTCGGGTCAGCGGGCGTCGGTCATCGGCCTCGGAACGTGGCAGCTGGGCGCGGACTGGGGCGACGTGGAGGACAAGGACGCCCTCGCGGTACTGGACGCGGCGGTCGAGTCGGGAGTGACCTTCTTCGACACCGCCGACGTGTACGGCGACGGGCGCAGCGAACAGACCATCGCCGCCTTCCTGCGCGGCAGGCCCGAGCTGGACGTACTGGTCGCGACCAAGATGGGCCGCCGGGTCGACCAGATCCCGGAGAACTACGTCATCGACAACTTCCGCGCCTGGAACGACCGTTCGCGGCGCAACCTGGGCGTCGACCGGATCGACCTGGTCCAGCTGCACTGCCCGCCGACCCCGGTCTACTCCTCCGACGAGGTCTTCGACGCCCTGGACACCCTGGTCGAGGAGGGGCGCATCGCGCGGTACGGCGTCAGCGTGGAGACCTGCGAGGAGGCGCTCACCGCGATCGCCCGCCCGGGCGTGACCAGCGTGCAGATCATCCTCAACGCGTTCCGTATGAAGCCCCTCGCCGAGGTGCTCCCGGCCGCCGAGAAGGCGGGCGTCGGGATCATCGCCCGGGTCCCGCTCGCCTCGGGCCTGCTGTCGGGCAAGTACACCAAGGACACGGTGTTCCCCGAGAACGACCACCGCACCTACAACCGGCACGGCGAGTCCTTCGACCAGGGCGAGACCTTCTCCGGTGTCGACTACGCGACCGGCGTCGAGGCGGCGGCCGAGTTCTCCGCCCTGGCCCCGGAGGGATACACCCCGGCCCAGCTGGCCCTGCGCTGGATCCTCCAGCAGCCCGGCGTGACCACGGTGATCCCGGGCGCCCGCTCGGCCGAGCAGGCCCGGGCCAACGCGGCGGCCGCCGCTCTGCCGCCGCTGTCGCAGGAGACGCTCACCGCGATCCGGGACCTCTACGACCGCCGGATCAAGGCGCAGGTGGAGACCCGCTGGTAG
- a CDS encoding MFS transporter encodes MDQPVPIPAPRGTSAPRPLRDRMTVPALAFGGMLMAVMQTVVVPLLPDLPRLTGASPGAVSWMVTATLLSGAVLTPVLGRAGDMYGKRRVLIGALGLMVLGSVMCALSSDIGVLITARALQGAASAVFPLSISILRDELPPERTGSAVALMSATVGIGAALGLPLAALIVQYANWHVMFWATAGLGLTGVTAVWWAVRESSVREPGRFDVVGALGLAAGLVCLLLGIVEGGEWGWGSPRVLGLFLAAVTVLGLWWWHQLRTRQPLVDLRLVSRPRVGLSHVAALLTGFAFYSNSLVTAQLVQAPGATGYGLGLSIVETGLVLLPGGIVMLVFSPISARVSAAYGPRVTLTVGTAVMALGYVVRIADSRDLWMIIVGAAVVGMGTTFAYSALPMLILGAVPPGQTASANGVNVLMRTIGQAMCSAAVVAVLVRHTSAVGGIPVPTLHGYLLAFGMAGVVALLACTAALAIPGEPVTGDTRRARGRTPGARDEAMEGA; translated from the coding sequence ATGGACCAGCCCGTACCGATACCCGCCCCACGCGGGACGTCCGCCCCGCGGCCCCTGCGCGACCGGATGACCGTTCCGGCGCTGGCGTTCGGCGGGATGCTCATGGCGGTCATGCAGACCGTGGTCGTCCCGCTGCTGCCCGACCTGCCCCGGCTGACCGGCGCCTCACCCGGCGCGGTCTCCTGGATGGTGACCGCGACCCTGCTCTCCGGCGCCGTTCTCACCCCGGTGCTGGGCCGCGCCGGCGACATGTACGGCAAACGGCGGGTCCTGATCGGGGCCCTGGGGCTGATGGTCCTCGGCTCGGTCATGTGCGCCCTGTCCTCCGACATCGGAGTACTCATCACGGCACGCGCCCTGCAGGGCGCCGCGTCCGCCGTCTTCCCCCTTTCGATCAGCATCCTGCGCGACGAACTCCCGCCGGAGCGCACGGGAAGCGCGGTCGCGCTGATGAGCGCCACCGTCGGGATCGGCGCCGCGCTGGGGCTGCCGCTCGCCGCGCTGATCGTCCAGTACGCGAACTGGCACGTCATGTTCTGGGCGACCGCGGGGCTCGGCCTGACGGGTGTGACGGCGGTGTGGTGGGCGGTGCGCGAGTCCTCCGTCCGGGAACCGGGACGGTTCGACGTCGTGGGCGCGCTGGGACTGGCCGCCGGGCTGGTGTGTCTGCTCCTCGGCATCGTCGAGGGCGGCGAGTGGGGGTGGGGCAGTCCGCGCGTCCTGGGGCTGTTCCTCGCCGCCGTCACGGTGCTCGGCCTGTGGTGGTGGCACCAACTGCGCACCCGGCAGCCCCTGGTGGACCTGCGGCTGGTGTCCCGGCCCCGGGTCGGCCTGTCCCATGTCGCCGCCCTGCTGACCGGTTTCGCCTTCTACTCCAACTCCCTGGTGACGGCCCAACTGGTCCAGGCGCCCGGGGCGACCGGATACGGGCTCGGCCTGTCCATCGTCGAGACAGGCCTCGTCCTGCTGCCCGGGGGCATCGTCATGCTGGTGTTCTCGCCGATCTCGGCCCGCGTCTCGGCGGCGTACGGGCCGCGCGTCACCCTGACCGTCGGCACGGCGGTCATGGCGCTCGGCTATGTGGTGCGCATCGCGGACAGCCGCGACCTGTGGATGATCATCGTGGGCGCCGCCGTCGTCGGCATGGGCACCACCTTCGCGTACTCGGCGCTGCCCATGCTGATCCTGGGGGCCGTACCGCCCGGCCAGACGGCCTCCGCCAACGGCGTCAACGTCCTGATGCGCACGATCGGCCAGGCCATGTGCAGCGCCGCCGTCGTCGCCGTGCTGGTCCGCCACACCAGTGCGGTCGGCGGCATCCCGGTGCCCACCCTGCACGGCTACCTGTTGGCCTTCGGGATGGCGGGCGTCGTCGCCCTGCTGGCCTGCACGGCGGCCCTGGCCATCCCCGGCGAGCCGGTCACCGGGGACACCCGGCGCGCCCGTGGCCGCACGCCGGGTGCGCGGGACGAGGCGATGGAGGGAGCATGA